Proteins encoded by one window of Mariniplasma anaerobium:
- the glmS gene encoding methylaspartate mutase subunit S gives MKTIVIGVIGADVHAVGNKIIEYTLNKEGYNVVNVGVLSSQEDFINAAIETSASLIMVSSLYGQGELDCRGMRDKCEESGLDQILLYVGGNIVIGKQDFTEVEKRFKEMGFNRVYPPGIKIEDVLSTIKQDLGGN, from the coding sequence ATGAAAACTATCGTTATCGGCGTAATCGGAGCTGATGTTCATGCTGTAGGCAATAAGATCATTGAGTATACATTAAACAAAGAAGGCTATAATGTCGTCAATGTTGGTGTATTATCATCTCAAGAAGATTTTATAAATGCAGCTATAGAAACATCAGCTTCTTTAATTATGGTGTCATCTTTATATGGTCAAGGAGAGCTTGATTGCAGAGGCATGCGTGATAAATGTGAAGAATCAGGTCTTGATCAAATACTTCTTTATGTTGGTGGAAACATTGTCATTGGTAAACAAGATTTTACTGAAGTTGAAAAGAGATTCAAAGAGATGGGCTTTAATAGAGTTTATCCTCCTGGAATTAAAATTGAAGATGTTTTAAGTACAATTAAACAGGACTTAGGGGGCAACTAA
- a CDS encoding RNA-binding S4 domain-containing protein: MRLDKYLKVARIIKRRTIAKEAASKDKVEINDKIAKPSSAVKENDILTLHLGIKIIKVKVLSLVPKKDVLMYELLSEEKRP, translated from the coding sequence ATGCGTCTTGATAAGTATCTTAAAGTAGCAAGAATTATTAAGCGGAGAACCATAGCTAAAGAGGCGGCGAGCAAGGATAAAGTTGAGATAAACGATAAAATTGCTAAACCTTCTTCTGCTGTTAAAGAAAATGACATCTTAACACTACATTTGGGCATAAAGATTATTAAAGTAAAAGTACTTTCTTTGGTCCCGAAAAAAGATGTACTGATGTATGAACTTTTAAGTGAAGAAAAACGGCCATAA
- a CDS encoding HpcH/HpaI aldolase/citrate lyase family protein, translating to MRKSLLFIPANHPAMLQNADIFESDSVIFDLEDGVHLTEKDAAKDLLISFLDTFKLSDLEIIIRINKITDLKEIMHEQIDTILLPKADQKSLLLLDQTLTTLEKKFKLKKKIGIIALIETPESVLNALDIAKQKRVNGLLLGAEDLATYLGVSRTLEGHEIEFARNMVIYAAKTYQIDAIDTPFVNTNDLSGLKQDTLYAKSLGMSGKACIHPNQIDLINTLFLPSIEDIKYAQKILLAKEKADQEGLGAFSVDGKMIDQPIIKRAQNIIEKSKG from the coding sequence ATGCGTAAAAGTTTATTATTTATCCCAGCAAATCATCCAGCAATGTTACAAAACGCTGACATTTTTGAATCTGACTCAGTAATTTTTGATTTAGAAGATGGTGTGCATTTAACTGAAAAAGATGCTGCTAAAGATTTACTCATCTCTTTTTTAGATACTTTTAAATTAAGTGATTTAGAAATTATCATAAGAATTAATAAAATTACTGATTTAAAAGAGATTATGCATGAACAGATAGATACAATTTTACTACCTAAGGCTGATCAAAAATCACTTCTTCTATTAGACCAAACATTAACTACTCTAGAAAAAAAGTTCAAACTAAAAAAGAAAATAGGAATTATAGCTTTAATTGAAACTCCTGAGTCTGTATTAAATGCTCTTGATATAGCTAAACAAAAACGAGTTAATGGTTTGTTATTAGGTGCTGAAGATTTAGCAACTTATTTAGGTGTTTCAAGAACCCTAGAAGGTCATGAAATAGAGTTTGCTAGAAATATGGTTATATATGCTGCTAAAACGTATCAAATAGATGCAATTGATACGCCTTTTGTTAACACTAATGATTTATCAGGATTAAAACAAGATACATTATATGCCAAATCATTAGGCATGAGCGGTAAAGCTTGTATTCATCCAAATCAAATAGATTTAATTAATACTCTATTTTTGCCTTCAATTGAAGACATAAAATACGCACAAAAAATACTTCTTGCAAAAGAAAAAGCTGATCAAGAAGGATTAGGTGCTTTTTCTGTTGATGGGAAAATGATTGACCAACCTATTATCAAAAGAGCACAAAACATAATAGAAAAATCCAAAGGATGA
- the citD gene encoding citrate lyase acyl carrier protein, which translates to MKTFATAGTFESNDCIVTVKKSDVLTIEIESVVFEQFGIQIEKVARQTLIDMKIDHIHLFIKDKGALDYTIIARIKTACKRLGVYHA; encoded by the coding sequence TTGAAAACATTTGCAACCGCAGGAACATTTGAATCTAATGATTGCATCGTAACTGTTAAAAAGTCCGATGTTCTAACTATTGAAATTGAAAGTGTAGTTTTTGAACAATTCGGAATTCAAATAGAAAAAGTAGCAAGACAAACTCTTATAGATATGAAGATAGATCATATCCATTTATTTATTAAAGATAAGGGTGCTCTTGATTATACAATTATTGCTAGAATCAAGACAGCTTGCAAGCGGTTAGGAGTTTATCATGCGTAA
- the glmL gene encoding methylaspartate mutase accessory protein GlmL, whose protein sequence is MKTYLLVDFGSTFTKLTAVDLEKEEIIATAKAITTVEKNIILGYQKAYDKLIAKIGHDMNFDKITACSSAAGGLKMVAIGLVEELTTEAARRVCLGAGAKVELVLSHNINHHEVDQIKEKNIDIILLAGGANGGNKECVIHNAKQLAKSDIKAPIVFAGNKDATDEIEEILTAAKKEFFICENVMPRLNVLNITSAKDTIKDIFVKNIIEAKGIKKVEKLVNEVVLPTPNAVLMAAELLSNGFGDETGLGDLMLADVGGATTDIYSMSSGLPTQMNAILSGLEEPYAKRTVEGDLGMRYSSLGILETFSASEISYYKSKNVDLSFEAHKRHDDIEFISSTDADYVADDIFAGKCIDIATTRHVGTLKGVYTPMGVMYYQIGKDLTQTQYFIGTGGVVISSKDPVAILKNGITIASKPMELRPRNPEYLLDKTYILSAMGLLSIDYPEIALRIMKKYMIKL, encoded by the coding sequence ATGAAAACATATTTGCTTGTTGATTTTGGTTCTACTTTCACCAAATTAACTGCTGTTGATTTGGAAAAAGAAGAAATTATAGCAACTGCAAAAGCAATAACAACTGTTGAAAAAAACATTATTTTAGGCTACCAAAAAGCATATGATAAATTGATAGCTAAAATTGGTCATGACATGAATTTCGATAAAATAACTGCCTGTTCTTCTGCTGCTGGTGGTTTAAAAATGGTCGCAATCGGACTAGTTGAAGAACTTACAACTGAAGCAGCTAGACGAGTTTGTTTAGGTGCGGGGGCTAAAGTTGAACTTGTCTTATCTCATAATATTAACCACCATGAAGTGGATCAAATAAAAGAAAAAAATATTGATATCATTCTTTTAGCTGGGGGAGCTAATGGAGGCAATAAAGAATGTGTCATTCATAATGCTAAACAACTTGCAAAATCGGATATTAAAGCTCCGATTGTTTTTGCTGGAAACAAAGATGCTACAGATGAGATTGAAGAAATCTTAACTGCTGCTAAAAAAGAATTTTTTATTTGTGAAAACGTGATGCCAAGACTTAATGTATTAAATATTACAAGTGCTAAAGATACCATTAAAGATATTTTTGTAAAAAACATTATTGAAGCTAAAGGTATTAAAAAAGTTGAAAAGCTTGTTAATGAAGTTGTTCTTCCTACGCCTAACGCTGTCTTAATGGCTGCTGAGCTCTTATCTAATGGGTTTGGTGATGAAACAGGATTAGGAGATTTGATGCTTGCTGATGTCGGTGGTGCAACCACTGATATATATTCTATGTCATCTGGACTACCGACTCAAATGAATGCAATTTTATCTGGCCTTGAAGAGCCTTATGCAAAAAGAACTGTCGAAGGTGATTTGGGTATGAGATACTCATCTTTAGGTATTTTAGAAACATTTAGCGCTTCAGAAATTAGTTATTATAAAAGCAAAAACGTTGATTTAAGTTTTGAAGCTCATAAAAGACATGACGATATAGAATTCATTTCTTCTACTGATGCAGATTATGTTGCTGATGATATTTTTGCAGGTAAATGTATCGATATCGCAACAACAAGACATGTAGGGACATTAAAAGGTGTTTATACACCAATGGGTGTTATGTATTATCAAATTGGAAAAGACTTGACTCAAACACAATATTTTATAGGTACTGGTGGTGTTGTCATTAGCAGTAAAGATCCAGTTGCAATTTTAAAAAATGGTATAACTATAGCGAGTAAACCTATGGAATTAAGACCTAGAAACCCTGAATACTTACTAGATAAGACCTATATTCTTTCTGCAATGGGTCTACTCTCTATTGATTATCCAGAGATTGCGCTTAGAATAATGAAAAAATATATGATAAAACTATAG
- a CDS encoding methylaspartate mutase subunit E, protein MRVRNKKWSLEYFLEVRKEVLSTWPTGDSPLLDLDTAVETLRAVPEHKNFALKLLKADKEKRTYIQPRAGVATLQGHIELLKHLEQAGADFLPSTIDSYTRHNRYLEAQEGIEISEKEQRSFLNGFPAVNHGVEGCMEVLKAVNVPLQARHGTPDARLLSEIIHAAGWTSNEGGGISYNIPYAKNISLADSIYYWQYCDRLVGYYEDHGIHINREPFGPLTGTLVPPSIAITVGIIESILAATQGVKHISVGYGQCGNVVQDVAAIQMLKELTEYYLYTFGHKNMHITTVFHQWMGGFPKDEAEALGLISMASTVASLSKATKMITKTPVESIGVPTKEMNATGIKASKFVVNLLKDQAFPDSQKLNLEKEMIRKEVTCLMDKVIDLGLGDVAIGAIKAFEYGVIDIPFAPSKQTMGLVLPARDNEGCIRILEFGHLGMSEEVKNFHKDKLKERALKEDRALDFQMTVDDVYAVSEGSLIGRKADEN, encoded by the coding sequence ATGCGAGTAAGAAATAAAAAATGGTCTTTAGAATATTTCCTAGAAGTACGCAAGGAAGTACTTTCTACCTGGCCTACAGGAGATTCTCCTTTATTAGATTTAGACACAGCTGTTGAAACATTAAGAGCAGTTCCAGAACACAAAAATTTTGCGCTTAAACTTTTAAAAGCTGACAAAGAAAAAAGAACATATATTCAACCAAGAGCTGGTGTAGCAACACTTCAGGGTCATATAGAATTGTTAAAACATTTAGAACAAGCGGGTGCTGATTTTTTGCCTTCTACAATTGATTCTTATACAAGACATAATCGATATTTAGAAGCTCAAGAAGGCATAGAAATAAGTGAGAAAGAACAAAGATCTTTCCTTAATGGTTTTCCTGCTGTTAATCATGGTGTTGAAGGATGTATGGAAGTCTTAAAAGCTGTTAATGTTCCATTGCAAGCTAGACACGGTACACCTGATGCAAGATTATTATCTGAAATTATTCATGCAGCTGGATGGACATCTAATGAAGGTGGCGGTATTTCTTATAATATTCCTTATGCTAAAAATATTTCATTAGCTGATTCTATCTACTACTGGCAATATTGTGATCGCTTAGTTGGATATTATGAAGATCATGGAATTCATATTAATAGAGAACCATTTGGTCCATTAACTGGAACACTTGTTCCCCCTTCAATTGCAATTACTGTAGGCATTATTGAAAGTATACTAGCTGCTACTCAAGGCGTTAAACATATTTCAGTTGGATATGGTCAATGTGGAAATGTTGTTCAAGATGTTGCAGCCATCCAAATGTTAAAAGAATTAACAGAATATTATTTATATACTTTTGGTCATAAAAATATGCATATAACAACAGTGTTTCATCAATGGATGGGTGGATTCCCAAAGGATGAAGCTGAAGCGTTAGGCTTAATTTCAATGGCATCAACAGTTGCATCTTTATCAAAAGCAACTAAAATGATTACTAAGACTCCTGTTGAATCTATTGGTGTTCCAACAAAAGAAATGAATGCAACTGGAATCAAAGCTTCAAAATTCGTCGTTAATTTATTAAAAGATCAAGCGTTTCCTGATTCTCAAAAATTAAACCTCGAAAAAGAAATGATTAGAAAAGAAGTAACTTGTCTCATGGATAAAGTTATTGATCTTGGATTAGGTGATGTTGCCATAGGTGCAATTAAAGCATTCGAATATGGAGTTATCGATATTCCATTTGCTCCAAGTAAACAGACGATGGGTTTAGTTCTACCCGCAAGAGATAATGAAGGTTGTATACGTATATTAGAATTCGGTCATTTAGGTATGTCTGAAGAAGTTAAAAACTTTCATAAAGACAAATTAAAAGAAAGGGCTTTAAAAGAAGATAGAGCATTAGATTTCCAAATGACTGTTGATGATGTTTATGCGGTTAGTGAAGGAAGTTTAATTGGTAGAAAAGCAGATGAAAATTAA
- the lysS gene encoding lysine--tRNA ligase has translation MYQDDLNEQQLIRRQKAQELSDMGVEPFGQKYERTHNAKQIIDLYSNDDHDTLEEKQIEVSIAGRIVLKRGQGKAGFMHIMDRDGQIQVYVRQDRVGEDQYALFKHADLGDIVGVKGVLFRTKTNELTIKASSYTHLTKALRPLPDKFHGLQDKEEARRRRYVDLIVNPDARRVAMTRPKIIRSIQNYFDSKGFIEVETPVLHPILGGAAARPFITHHNTLDMDFYLRIATELPLKRLIVGGLEAVYEIGRLFRNEGMDAKHNPEFTTIEAYLAYADMGDMMDLVEGCLSTVTQEILGSYDINYQDQIIHMQAPWKRWHMVDAIKEISGVDFWKHMTLDEAKAIAKEHEVHVEKHFSFGHIVEAFFEHFVEDKIIQPTIIYGHPIEISPLAKKNAADPRFTDRFELFIMKSEYANAFSELNDPIDQKERFENQVKEKEMGNDEASEMDVDFIEALEYGMPPTGGIGIGIDRFIMLLTDTPNIRDVILFPHLKNRT, from the coding sequence ATGTACCAAGACGATTTAAATGAACAACAACTTATAAGAAGACAAAAAGCTCAAGAATTAAGTGATATGGGTGTTGAGCCTTTTGGACAAAAATACGAAAGAACTCACAATGCGAAACAAATCATTGATTTATACTCAAATGATGATCATGACACATTGGAAGAAAAACAAATAGAGGTTTCTATTGCCGGACGCATAGTCTTAAAACGTGGACAAGGTAAAGCAGGATTCATGCATATCATGGATCGTGATGGCCAAATTCAAGTCTATGTAAGACAAGATCGTGTTGGTGAAGATCAATACGCTTTATTTAAACACGCTGACTTAGGAGATATCGTTGGCGTTAAAGGTGTTTTATTTAGAACTAAAACAAATGAGTTAACAATTAAGGCTTCAAGTTATACACATTTGACGAAAGCTTTAAGACCTTTACCTGATAAATTCCACGGTCTTCAAGATAAAGAGGAAGCTAGACGTAGACGTTATGTTGATTTAATTGTAAATCCAGATGCTAGAAGAGTAGCAATGACAAGACCTAAAATTATTAGATCTATTCAAAACTATTTTGACTCTAAAGGCTTTATTGAAGTTGAAACTCCAGTTCTACATCCAATTTTAGGTGGCGCAGCAGCAAGACCATTTATAACACATCATAATACGCTTGATATGGATTTTTATTTAAGAATCGCAACTGAATTACCATTGAAAAGATTAATCGTTGGTGGCTTAGAGGCCGTTTATGAAATTGGTAGATTATTTAGAAACGAAGGTATGGATGCTAAACACAATCCGGAATTCACAACGATTGAAGCATATCTTGCATATGCAGATATGGGTGATATGATGGATTTAGTTGAAGGCTGTCTATCAACAGTTACTCAAGAAATATTAGGTTCATATGATATTAATTATCAAGATCAAATTATTCACATGCAAGCTCCTTGGAAACGTTGGCATATGGTTGACGCAATTAAAGAAATTTCAGGTGTTGATTTTTGGAAACACATGACTTTAGATGAGGCAAAAGCGATTGCAAAAGAACATGAAGTTCACGTTGAAAAACATTTTAGTTTTGGTCACATCGTTGAAGCTTTCTTTGAACATTTCGTAGAAGATAAAATCATTCAACCAACAATCATATATGGTCATCCAATTGAAATATCACCACTTGCTAAAAAGAATGCAGCTGATCCTAGATTTACTGATCGTTTTGAATTATTCATTATGAAAAGTGAATATGCAAACGCATTTAGTGAATTAAATGATCCTATTGATCAAAAAGAAAGATTTGAAAACCAAGTTAAAGAAAAAGAAATGGGAAACGATGAAGCATCTGAAATGGATGTTGATTTCATTGAAGCTCTAGAATATGGTATGCCTCCTACTGGTGGTATTGGTATTGGTATAGACAGATTTATTATGTTATTAACAGATACGCCAAATATTAGAGACGTTATTCTTTTTCCACATCTAAAAAATAGAACATAA
- a CDS encoding methylaspartate ammonia-lyase gives MKIKQVLFTKSYTGFYFDDQKAIKNDAIHDGFLYIGEPQTQGFEKVRVTGEAISIQLILDNKDIAVGDCAAVQYSGAGGRDPLFLAKHYIPIMETYIKPLLEGLTLTTFKETMSLIDDFKIDGKRLHTAIRYGLSQAILSAISLKEKKSMAEVIRDEYNPSLRVLKSIPIFAQTGDDRYTNVDKMILKEVESLPHALINNVKEKLGLHGEKLIAYIEWLKNRILTQRLRDDYNPIIHIDVYGTVGIAFHDDMDKIVSYCRDLEDAASPFKLRLEGPFDQGNREDTMLMLQKLTALLDEEKIGVEIVADEWCNNLDDIKYFADHKAGHVLQIKTPDLGGLQHIAEAILYCKERGIGAYCGGTCNETNLSAIATTHVAIGAGADLCLAKPGMDVDSGYMIVKNEMERTIELSKMKR, from the coding sequence ATGAAAATTAAACAAGTACTATTTACAAAATCATATACAGGCTTTTATTTTGATGATCAGAAAGCTATAAAAAATGATGCAATCCATGATGGATTTTTATACATTGGAGAACCTCAAACCCAAGGCTTTGAAAAAGTAAGAGTTACAGGTGAGGCTATATCAATTCAACTCATTTTAGATAATAAAGATATTGCAGTTGGTGATTGTGCAGCAGTTCAATATTCAGGAGCTGGAGGACGAGATCCTCTTTTCCTTGCAAAGCACTATATTCCAATTATGGAGACTTATATTAAACCTCTTTTAGAAGGATTAACTTTAACTACTTTCAAAGAAACGATGAGTCTTATTGATGATTTTAAAATTGATGGTAAACGTCTTCATACTGCCATAAGATATGGTTTATCTCAAGCAATATTATCTGCAATTTCCCTAAAAGAAAAGAAATCAATGGCTGAAGTTATTAGAGATGAATATAATCCATCTCTTAGAGTTTTAAAATCAATACCTATTTTTGCACAAACCGGTGATGATCGATATACAAATGTAGATAAAATGATTTTAAAAGAAGTTGAATCACTTCCTCATGCATTGATTAACAATGTGAAAGAAAAATTAGGGCTACATGGAGAAAAACTCATCGCTTATATTGAATGGTTAAAAAATAGAATTTTAACTCAAAGATTAAGAGATGATTATAATCCAATTATCCATATAGATGTATATGGAACAGTTGGGATTGCTTTTCATGATGATATGGATAAAATCGTATCTTACTGCAGAGATTTAGAAGATGCTGCTTCTCCTTTTAAATTAAGATTAGAAGGTCCTTTTGATCAAGGCAATAGAGAAGATACAATGCTCATGCTACAAAAACTAACCGCCTTATTAGATGAAGAAAAGATAGGTGTTGAAATAGTTGCTGATGAGTGGTGTAACAATCTTGATGATATTAAATATTTTGCTGATCACAAGGCTGGTCATGTTCTACAAATTAAAACTCCTGATTTAGGTGGTCTTCAACATATTGCCGAAGCTATACTTTATTGTAAAGAAAGAGGCATTGGTGCTTATTGTGGTGGAACATGTAATGAAACAAATCTTTCTGCAATAGCTACTACTCATGTCGCTATAGGCGCAGGTGCAGATCTTTGCCTTGCAAAACCAGGTATGGATGTTGACAGTGGTTATATGATTGTAAAAAATGAAATGGAAAGAACTATTGAACTTTCTAAGATGAAAAGATAG